In Musa acuminata AAA Group cultivar baxijiao chromosome BXJ3-11, Cavendish_Baxijiao_AAA, whole genome shotgun sequence, one DNA window encodes the following:
- the LOC103971291 gene encoding uncharacterized protein LOC103971291, producing the protein MPPLPTKALLFFLFAVAAFVGLCATARKKRNQSVESAGSSATKQLAETAVSAWDALEKDREGDSSMALPLWQRRILMGERCELPKFSGLVLYDELGRPVRSSSSHDSLLKVKPTPAVTTLRDLLV; encoded by the exons ATGCCGCCATTGCCAACCAAAGCGCTGCTCTTTTTCCTCTTCGCCGTTGCAGCCTTCGTCGGCCTATGCGCGACCGCGAGAAAGAAGAGAAACCAGTCGGTGGAGTCCGCCGGCAGCAGCGCCACGAAGCAACTCGCGGAGACGGCTGTGTCCGCTTGGGACGCTCTCGAGAAGGACAGAGAAGGGGACAGCAGCATGGCGTTGCCCCTTTGGCAGAGGAGGATACTGATGGGAGAGAGATGCGAGCTGCCCAAGTTCAGCGGCCTCGTTCTCTACGACGAGCTCGGCCGTCCCGTCCGCAGCAGCTCCAGCCATGACAGTCTTCTCAAG GTGAAGCCAACGCCGGCAGTGACTACGCTCAGAGACTTGCTAGTTTGA
- the LOC135652783 gene encoding mitogen-activated protein kinase 10-like isoform X1 has translation MQQDQRKKNTSEMDFFTEYGDVSRYKVQEVIGKGSYGLVCSAIDTHTGEKVAIKKIHDIFEHISDAARILREIKLLRLLRHPDIVEIKHIMLPPSRKDFKDIYVVFELMESDLHQVIKANDDLTREHYQFFLYQLLRALKYIHTANVYHRDLKPKNILANANCKLKVCDFGLARVAFNDTPTTIFWTDYVATRWYRAPELCGSFYSKYTPAIDIWSIGCIFAELLIGKPLFPGKNVVHQLDLMTDLLGTPSLDTISRVRNEKARKYLSSMRKKQPVPFSQKFPNADPLALKLLERLLAFDPKDRPSAAEALADPYFKGLSKLEREPSCQPISKMEFEFERHRVSKEDIRELIFREILEYHPQLLKEYINGTERPNFLYPSAVDQFRKQFAYLEENRGKSGPVVPLERKHVSLPRSTVVHSTSVPPREQPNLASSRGSQVMDDTSNNPGDSGAPRNVARTSQLPQRIPTAKPGRVVGSVLPYEHGGPKDSYDPRRLIRNHGFPPPPVIPPTFCFNRAMANPTCSERNSVEAERLVMDRKPHRSVPDLVMDMGVHAFCQPRGAKADSMEDGMIVDANMLPPKPTYNGIAAAAANMGAGVMQFGVARMK, from the exons ATGCAGCAAGATCAGCGAAAGAAG AACACATCGGAGATGGACTTCTTCACGGAATATGGGGATGTCAGCAGGTACAAAGTTCAGGAGGTcattggtaaagggagttatggacTTGTGTGTTCTGCCATTGACACACATACCGGTGAAAAAGTGGCCATAAAAAAGATACATGATATTTTTGAACACATTTCTGATGCTGCTAGGATTCTTCGTGAGATTAAGCTTCTTAGGCTTTTAAGACATCCTGACATCGTGGAGATAAAACACATTATGTTGCCTCCATCAAGAAAGGACTTCAAAGATATTTATGTTGTCTTTGAGCTCATGGAGTCAGATCTTCACCAAGTCATAAAGGCTAATGATGACTTAACCAGGGAGCATTACCAGTTCTTTCTTTATCAACTGCTTCGTGCATTAAAATATATCCATACAG CTAATGTTTATCACCGAGATCTAAAACCAAAGAACATTCTGGCAAATGCAAACTGCAAACTTAAAGTATGTGATTTTGGTTTAGCAAGAGTTGCATTTAATGACACACCAACAACTATATTCTGGACG GATTATGTTGCAACCAGATGGTACAGAGCTCCAGAGCTATGTGGATCATTTTATTCGAAG TATACCCCTGCTATTGACATTTGGAGCATTGGATGCATTTTTGCTGAACTCTTGATTGGAAAGCCACTTTTCCCTGGTAAAAATGTGGTTCACCAGCTGGATTTGATGACTGATCTTCTAGGAACACCTTCCTTAGACACCATTTCTCGG GTGCGTAATGAGAAAGCAAGAAAATATTTAAGCAGTATGAGGAAAAAACAACCAGTGCCCTTTTCTCAGAAGTTTCCAAATGCTGACCCACTAGCTCTAAAATTATTAGAAAGGCTTTTGGCGTTTGACCCAAAAGATAGGCCATCAGCTGCGGAG GCCTTAGCTGACCCTTATTTTAAGGGTCTGTCTAAATTGGAAAGAGAACCTTCATGTCAACCAATTTCAAAAATGGAGTTTGAATTTGAGCGCCACAGGGTGTCAAAGGAGGACATTAGGGAACTTATCTTTCGAGAAATATTGGAATATCATCCACAACTTCTCAAAGAGTACATTAATGGAACTGAAAGACCAAACTTCCTATACCCCAG CGCTGTTGACCAATTCAGGAAGCAGTTTGCGTACCTTGAGGAAAATCGTGGTAAAAGCGGACCAGTAGTTCCATTAGAGAGAAAGCATGTTTCTCTCCCTCG ATCGACTGTGGTCCATTCTACTTCAGTTCCTCCAAGGGAGCAACCAAATTTGGCTTCATCAAGAGGGAGTCAAGTCATGGATGACACATCCAACAACCCTGGAGACAGTGGAGCACCTAGAAATGTTGCAAGGACTTCACAGTTACCTCAGAGGATTCCAACTG CTAAACCTGGGAGAGTGGTGGGTTCTGTGCTGCCATATGAACATGGAGGTCCAAAAGATTCCTATGATCCAAGGAGGCTGATTAGAAATCATGGCTTTCCACCCCCGCCGGTCATTCCTCCCACCTTCTGTTTCAACAGAGCGATGGCCAATCCGACATGCTCGGAGCGGAACTCAGTAGAGGCAGAGAGACTCGTGATGGACCGGAAACCTCACCGATCTGTGCCTGACTTAGTTATGGACATGGGTGTCCACGCTTTCTGTCAGCCTCGAGGTGCCAAGGCTGATTCAATGGAAGATGGGATGATCGTGGATGCGAACATGCTACCCCCAAAACCTACATACAACggcatcgctgctgctgctgctaataTGGGCGCTGGTGTCATGCAGTTTGGCGTAGCAAGAATGAAATAG
- the LOC135652783 gene encoding mitogen-activated protein kinase 10-like isoform X2 produces MDFFTEYGDVSRYKVQEVIGKGSYGLVCSAIDTHTGEKVAIKKIHDIFEHISDAARILREIKLLRLLRHPDIVEIKHIMLPPSRKDFKDIYVVFELMESDLHQVIKANDDLTREHYQFFLYQLLRALKYIHTANVYHRDLKPKNILANANCKLKVCDFGLARVAFNDTPTTIFWTDYVATRWYRAPELCGSFYSKYTPAIDIWSIGCIFAELLIGKPLFPGKNVVHQLDLMTDLLGTPSLDTISRVRNEKARKYLSSMRKKQPVPFSQKFPNADPLALKLLERLLAFDPKDRPSAAEALADPYFKGLSKLEREPSCQPISKMEFEFERHRVSKEDIRELIFREILEYHPQLLKEYINGTERPNFLYPSAVDQFRKQFAYLEENRGKSGPVVPLERKHVSLPRSTVVHSTSVPPREQPNLASSRGSQVMDDTSNNPGDSGAPRNVARTSQLPQRIPTAKPGRVVGSVLPYEHGGPKDSYDPRRLIRNHGFPPPPVIPPTFCFNRAMANPTCSERNSVEAERLVMDRKPHRSVPDLVMDMGVHAFCQPRGAKADSMEDGMIVDANMLPPKPTYNGIAAAAANMGAGVMQFGVARMK; encoded by the exons ATGGACTTCTTCACGGAATATGGGGATGTCAGCAGGTACAAAGTTCAGGAGGTcattggtaaagggagttatggacTTGTGTGTTCTGCCATTGACACACATACCGGTGAAAAAGTGGCCATAAAAAAGATACATGATATTTTTGAACACATTTCTGATGCTGCTAGGATTCTTCGTGAGATTAAGCTTCTTAGGCTTTTAAGACATCCTGACATCGTGGAGATAAAACACATTATGTTGCCTCCATCAAGAAAGGACTTCAAAGATATTTATGTTGTCTTTGAGCTCATGGAGTCAGATCTTCACCAAGTCATAAAGGCTAATGATGACTTAACCAGGGAGCATTACCAGTTCTTTCTTTATCAACTGCTTCGTGCATTAAAATATATCCATACAG CTAATGTTTATCACCGAGATCTAAAACCAAAGAACATTCTGGCAAATGCAAACTGCAAACTTAAAGTATGTGATTTTGGTTTAGCAAGAGTTGCATTTAATGACACACCAACAACTATATTCTGGACG GATTATGTTGCAACCAGATGGTACAGAGCTCCAGAGCTATGTGGATCATTTTATTCGAAG TATACCCCTGCTATTGACATTTGGAGCATTGGATGCATTTTTGCTGAACTCTTGATTGGAAAGCCACTTTTCCCTGGTAAAAATGTGGTTCACCAGCTGGATTTGATGACTGATCTTCTAGGAACACCTTCCTTAGACACCATTTCTCGG GTGCGTAATGAGAAAGCAAGAAAATATTTAAGCAGTATGAGGAAAAAACAACCAGTGCCCTTTTCTCAGAAGTTTCCAAATGCTGACCCACTAGCTCTAAAATTATTAGAAAGGCTTTTGGCGTTTGACCCAAAAGATAGGCCATCAGCTGCGGAG GCCTTAGCTGACCCTTATTTTAAGGGTCTGTCTAAATTGGAAAGAGAACCTTCATGTCAACCAATTTCAAAAATGGAGTTTGAATTTGAGCGCCACAGGGTGTCAAAGGAGGACATTAGGGAACTTATCTTTCGAGAAATATTGGAATATCATCCACAACTTCTCAAAGAGTACATTAATGGAACTGAAAGACCAAACTTCCTATACCCCAG CGCTGTTGACCAATTCAGGAAGCAGTTTGCGTACCTTGAGGAAAATCGTGGTAAAAGCGGACCAGTAGTTCCATTAGAGAGAAAGCATGTTTCTCTCCCTCG ATCGACTGTGGTCCATTCTACTTCAGTTCCTCCAAGGGAGCAACCAAATTTGGCTTCATCAAGAGGGAGTCAAGTCATGGATGACACATCCAACAACCCTGGAGACAGTGGAGCACCTAGAAATGTTGCAAGGACTTCACAGTTACCTCAGAGGATTCCAACTG CTAAACCTGGGAGAGTGGTGGGTTCTGTGCTGCCATATGAACATGGAGGTCCAAAAGATTCCTATGATCCAAGGAGGCTGATTAGAAATCATGGCTTTCCACCCCCGCCGGTCATTCCTCCCACCTTCTGTTTCAACAGAGCGATGGCCAATCCGACATGCTCGGAGCGGAACTCAGTAGAGGCAGAGAGACTCGTGATGGACCGGAAACCTCACCGATCTGTGCCTGACTTAGTTATGGACATGGGTGTCCACGCTTTCTGTCAGCCTCGAGGTGCCAAGGCTGATTCAATGGAAGATGGGATGATCGTGGATGCGAACATGCTACCCCCAAAACCTACATACAACggcatcgctgctgctgctgctaataTGGGCGCTGGTGTCATGCAGTTTGGCGTAGCAAGAATGAAATAG
- the LOC103971290 gene encoding mitogen-activated protein kinase kinase kinase 17-like translates to MLSRNKPPRAGSLSRPLQTFLFHPTFSLSRSGMGIGGWHRGQVIGRGSSATVFLATALTSGEVFAVKSAELSRSAILQREQRILCSLDSPYVISCFGFDLSLPTPSGGLYYDLFMEYAPGGSLSDEIARRGGRLDEVAIRTHACDVLRGLAYLHSRGVVHCDVKGRNVLIGSDGRAKIADLGCASRIRGDEEEVEGDCQRLRGTPMFMAPEVARGEEQGPAADLWALGCTIIEMATGRPPWPDVSDPVIAIHRIAFSQETPRFPSWLSGEGKDFLSKCLRRDPRERWTAEQLLHHEFVASSSKHCPRSKPDADRSWVSPKSTLDQASWESLPEQDEETVEHLDDPSARIQPLVCSCGPNWTWEENWSTVRRDGDPIELMSWNSTGRADSTTDSPHSSHCSIDGNGNTSNSCNTSLAFVSRQREARFSESGNVSDNHEQRIQSKICYWLVCFHLIGYRLSSFPFCRCCCLICHARREMRGVLND, encoded by the coding sequence ATGCTTTCCCGAAACAAGCCACCGAGAGCGGGCTCTTTATCTCGGCCTCTGCAAACCTTTCTCTTTCACCCCACCTTTTCTCTATCGCGCTCCGGAATGGGGATTGGTGGGTGGCACCGAGGCCAGGTCATCGGTCGCGGCTCTTCTGCCACCGTCTTCCTCGCCACCGCTCTTACCTCCGGTGAGGTCTTCGCGGTCAAGTCCGCGGAACTGTCTCGCTCTGCCATCCTGCAGAGGGAGCAGAGGATCCTGTGCTCGCTTGATTCTCCCTACGTGATCTCTTGCTTCGGGTTTGACCTCAGCTTGCCGACGCCCTCCGGCGGTCTCTACTACGATCTTTTCATGGAGTACGCCCCCGGGGGGTCGCTGTCCGATGAGATCGCGAGGCGTGGTGGACGGCTCGACGAAGTCGCGATTCGAACGCACGCCTGTGACGTCCTGAGAGGGCTGGCTTATCTTCACTCGAGGGGCGTCGTCCACTGCGATGTCAAAGGCCGGAACGTCTTGATTGGGTCCGACGGACGCGCGAAGATCGCCGACTTGGGCTGCGCAAGCCGGATTCGTGGCGACGAGGAGGAGGTCGAAGGAGATTGCCAGCGATTAAGGGGCACGCCGATGTTCATGGCGCCGGAAGTCGCCCGAGGGGAAGAGCAGGGGCCGGCGGCCGACCTGTGGGCACTGGGCTGCACGATCATCGAGATGGCCACCGGGCGCCCGCCTTGGCCGGACGTCTCCGATCCGGTCATTGCCATCCACCGAATCGCATTCTCGCAGGAGACGCCGCGCTTCCCGAGCTGGCTCTCCGGTGAGGGGAAGGACTTCCTGAGCAAGTGCTTGAGGAGGGATCCCCGGGAGCGGTGGACGGCGGAGCAACTCCTCCACCACGAATTCGTGGCTTCCTCGTCGAAGCACTGCCCGAGGTCAAAACCAGACGCCGATCGCAGTTGGGTCTCCCCGAAGAGCACTCTCGATCAGGCCTCCTGGGAGTCATTGCCGGAGCAAGACGAGGAAACGGTCGAACACCTCGATGATCCGTCGGCGAGGATCCAACCGTTGGTTTGCAGCTGCGGTCCAAATTGGACATGGGAGGAGAATTGGTCGACGGTCAGGCGCGACGGCGACCCGATCGAATTGATGAGCTGGAACAGCACAGGACGAGCCGATTCAACGACGGATTCTCCTCACAGTTCACACTGCTCAATCGATGGTAACGGTAATACTAGTAATTCTTGTAATACGAGTCTTGCATTCGTCAGCCGTCAGAGAGAGGCGAGGTTTTCCGAGAGCGGCAATGTTTCAGATAACCATGAACAGCGAATCCAATCTAAGATTTGCTATTGGCTCGTTTGCTTCCATCTTATTGGCTATCGGCTTTCGTCTTTCCCCTTTTGTCGTTGTTGCTGTCTTATCTGTCATGCACGGAGAGAGATGAGAGGAGTCCTAAATGATTAA